The window TTCATTTTATTTAGAGTAAAACGCAAACTGTTATTGTAAGCTTCTTCCATAATCgagtcttttgttttttttttagttaaaaaaaaaggttttctggatttatttattctatgtTAGCTTGATTTTATTTCATGTGTTACTCttttaacatattttctttttgtccaATGTGCAGTTAACATGATAGATATTAGTTATTCGGCtataatactatattttaaaaaaacctAAGTATacataatatacacaaaatattccaaatattttggatacccgATATATTTTGGATACCTGATCGGATTTCGGATATATGACCGGAGTCGATTGAGACATGTCATGGTCCTGGATCCGAACCGAACctgaattttattttgaaatcagTTTCAATTCATTTTTCAAGTCcggataaaatatttaagtttaaCAGAGATAAAGTTAcataagtgtatatatataatctcaAATAGACACTtccataaattatataatttaaaaaaaaattctcttttTCAATAGAATAAAACTTTCTAACATGTATaggttataaattaaaaaacccgcgcttcgaagcgcgggtcaaaatctagtttcttTTTATTAGAAGAgcaaacaagaaaaaaagacaTGAAAATTTAAACTGCATTTTTATCTTCCTTGCAGCTTTCTTATTCTTGTTCCAACTTGCTGATACAAATCCGCAACTTCAACGCTTGACGTCCAGGAAAGAAGAAGGAAGGAACCAAGAAGAAATCCTTTTCAGGAGTTTCAGAACTCAATTTCCGAATTTTCATGACCTTCGGTGATTTAAATGTCATGATATTATGAGGGATACTATAATTGACCGCAGTAGTGGAGATGAAACAAGAGAACTCACCAATTTCATCAGCAGAAGGAGCTATACAGCTCACAGTCACATAAACACCATATGGCTCACTGAAACACTGAACGACAAACAGTAGGCCGGCCTCATTTTCCCTCATAACAACTGAAGTATACTCAGTCAATACAAAGTAAACTTCAGCAAACTCCccaaaaagaaatttgtaaCTATATCCCCTTTCACTATTGTGAGTTTTGAAGTGGGAGTATAGATCCTTATAAGAGCCAGTGTAATTGCAATTCCGTGCAGGGCAGTAGCAACGAGAGAAACTACATTCCTTCTCGTGAGTTAACTCATTCCCATATGAGAACTTCTTTATGCAACCAGACATAGAGTTTGGGCATGGGACAATGACTGCCTTAATCACCCTTTCCATTGCTCGGCAACGAATAAGACCAATAGGAAGAGCACAAGAAGGGCATTTGTTCCTCAGTTTGTTACAACATGTAGGGCAAGCTATATGTCCATTGTCACACTGAAATATAATAGCATGAGTATCTTAATTAAATCTGTACCAACTTTTCTAGAAATAAAGGAATAAATATCCAGcaaatgaatttttttcttattccaGAATCTGGACAACTCAATTTACTCTGAAGCAACAACGCAATGCTCGAGTATACGAGGAAATTCTAGAACATAACAAATTTAGGTAGGaacataaaagaaacaaaacctgGAAGATATTACTAGTCAGTGGGACGCAGCAAATAGGACAGTTAAGAGCTTCTAAGTCAAGCAGCTTTGCCGAGCAGTTTGTATCATCATTTTCACCTCCCAAAGATCTTGAAGATGAACTAATTTGATTTCCATTGGAGGGACTTTGTTGCCTTGTTGAGGTTACAAGCCCAGCCATGTCTATGGGGTAAGAAATTTCCATGAGATATATAAGTAAGAGAAGAGTACAGCCGAACGCTATTAGCCTATTAGGCTTCGATTTCCCTAGAGTTTTTACATGAATCTAGACATGCAATTTAAGATGCAATTAAGTCTTTATCGGAAATAGCTATTCTTTAATTGGATGGAGATTTCCCAAAACTAGGTGCAGAAAAGGCCCtaatctaaaaaaatcaaaattcaaaagatCTTTATAAGACGGCTAAAACTAGGAGTATGTAATGTTGaccaaaaaatattgacaaaaaTGTGCAAACGAAcagaaaaattaataaaatactaaatttgtttcataatataagtTACTGTAAAATTGTGTTTtgcttcaaaatatttttttctacatttatttttatgagTTAACTCTGGTCCTAACTATACAAAGGCTGCACATAGACTCACGATTTTTTCAAGCACTGACTCGGAAGTTTGAATACCGaagattaaaaatttattatactaagagcatctccaaaaagattCTCTATTTtacagtttttaaaattttatatttgaagtttcaaagtctttttttcaaaagcaaaatttcaaatttaacttcaaaattataaatccataaacattttataaataactagtacacatataaaaatattacagtaatattaattaataaaatctttcactgaaatataaaattgtaaacataaatagataattaaatattaaactacaagaaaatatcacattatttcattaaaaaaatatttccgtAATTAGGGAttggcactttacccgatatctgaagtggcacccgaacccgatccgaaaaacccgaaccgaaatccgaaccgaagtagcaaaatacccgaacgggtatttaattaggagagattgaatatccgaacccgaacggataatatccgaacccgaatgaatatccgaagataactgaacatatgtataattaaccttatatttctagtttacgtctcttattttatataaaatatttatattgatgctacacatactttaagttcatataatatatataaaattacggaaaaaatgatttgctactcacttaaaatgcatgtcaagttttttatttcaatttttgttaagtccaaaaattttaaaaaataactaaattaatgcatttttagttttaaaaagttatgtccaaatctattaaacattcaatctattaaaaaaaaattagttaagtgaaaattatatttttaaatacaaaaaatttgagaaatgaaaattttaatatttttttcaaaatctaaatatccgaacccgatctgaaataactgaatccgaactaaaaatatccgaacccgacccgaagtacagaaatacccgaacgggttctacacttctataccgaaatacccaaaaatatgaaatacccgatccgaacccgaaagggtacccgaacgcccacccctatctGTAATGCTTCATCTTCGGTTATACAAAATTAGTTAGGACAATATTTTAGAGTTTTGGGAGGTTTCAGAGCAACTTAACTATACTATTagtattgttgtaatatttacttttttgtaataattatgtcttcatgtatcttttcaaaaaaaaaatattaagttttttttgtaatattcttgttgcctaattctagttttaaaatattataaatcttatttttttatttttttaattttatgtgtaaaaattgtatttataaaagtatatttgaaatatttaataatcataaaaaagttttaaggattaaaatgataaatgaaaaaatacttaataatcaaaatgtgatgtgtaattaattataaggatcaaaatgcaaacaaaaagatgaaacttttaGTTTAGAGTTTTGAatagtaaaacttcaaatataaagttttactatttaaaactttatatttaaatttataaaatttctttTGGAGATGTTATAATGATGACTAACCTGCGGAGTTGTAAGCCCCACATCATGCATACATTAGGGGCCGGTTTGTCCTATTTGTAACTCGAGTTCTGATTTTCTCTATCAAAAAACTAGTAATCATTCTTCCTCATCAATCGAGATAGCGTACAGGGAGAACACCGGGTTCAAATGGGAAATCTGTTAGAATTAGATGCCACATCGTGAGAGATATTCTCCATACAGATGGTTGATTTCTCCAAACTTATTCTtagttataacttttttttttaaaccgaGATCACTCTTTCGAAGATTGCTTTGTACCCTCAACAAATACCAAAAGATCAtcgacaaaacaaaaatatcttgAAAATATGTTGTATAACAAG is drawn from Brassica rapa cultivar Chiifu-401-42 chromosome A05, CAAS_Brap_v3.01, whole genome shotgun sequence and contains these coding sequences:
- the LOC103867898 gene encoding E3 ubiquitin-protein ligase SINA-like 7, with amino-acid sequence MEISYPIDMAGLVTSTRQQSPSNGNQISSSSRSLGGENDDTNCSAKLLDLEALNCPICCVPLTSNIFQCDNGHIACPTCCNKLRNKCPSCALPIGLIRCRAMERVIKAVIVPCPNSMSGCIKKFSYGNELTHEKECSFSRCYCPARNCNYTGSYKDLYSHFKTHNSERGYSYKFLFGEFAEVYFVLTEYTSVVMRENEAGLLFVVQCFSEPYGVYVTVSCIAPSADEIGEFSCFISTTAVNYSIPHNIMTFKSPKVMKIRKLSSETPEKDFFLVPSFFFPGRQALKLRICISKLEQE